The following proteins are co-located in the Meriones unguiculatus strain TT.TT164.6M chromosome 4, Bangor_MerUng_6.1, whole genome shotgun sequence genome:
- the Fam210b gene encoding protein FAM210B, mitochondrial translates to MAGLLALLGPAGRVGARLWTRTPCLPGAATSCAPPLWALALSRPGPDARLLRTARENCLSRQEPSRITEPGSGGNSTEKKLSKSQQLKKVFQEYGAVGVSLHIGISLVSLGIFYTVVSSGVDMSAILLKLGFKESLVQSKMAAGTSTFVVAYAIHKLFAPVRISITLVSVPFIVRYFRRVGLFKPPVTKP, encoded by the exons ATGGCCGGGCTGCTGGCTCTGCTTGGCCCGGCGGGAAGAGTGGGCGCCCGGCTGTGGACCCGGACCCCTTGTCTTCCGGGAGCCGCCACCTCCTGTGCTCCACCGCTCTGGGCCTTGGCCTTGTCCCGTCCGGGGCCGGACGCCCGGCTGCTGCGCACGGCCCGCGAAAACTGCCTCAGCCGCCAG GAGCCCAGCAGAATCACCGAGCCAGGAAGCGGTGGCAACAGCACAGAGAAAAAGCTAAGCAAATCGCAGCAGCTGAAGAAAGTTTTCCAAGAATACGGGGCTGTGGGCGTGTCGCTGCACATTGGGATCTCACTGGTGTCCTTGGGGATATTTTACACAGTTGTTTCCAG TGGTGTAGACATGTCTGCAATCCTGCTTAAGCTTGGTTTTAAAGAGTCCCTGGTGCAATCCAAGATGGCCGCAGGCACCAGCACGTTCGTGGTGGCCTATGCCATCCACAAGCTGTTTGCGCCCGTGAGGATCAGCATCACCTTGGTCTCTGTGCCCTTCATCGTCAGATACTTCCGCAGAGTGGGACTCTTTAAACCTCCAGTCACCAAGCCTTGA